A region of the Pricia mediterranea genome:
GGCCCGTCAGGCAGGCCGTGTAGATCCAGCGCTAAGCTCGAACGCCAATCAGTCCGCCGCCAGTTATTCGGCGAAAGCCCCCTCGAAGACCGACATTTTTAATTCGGGCATGGCCGGAAAGAAAATAAGTTTTGATTGCTGGGTAGGCGGTAGCGTTACCGTTCCCAATATCTAGAATGTACGAGAAAGAGATATATCGTTTAACAAGTATTGCCATGACCGTTGTTATGGCAATACTTTTTTTATCCTGTGACGACACATACAAAAGATCTGGGGAAGAAAAAGTGCCAATGATCTATCCTGTGGGTATCGCCGAAGACTTTACTTTTACCTATACCGAGGCGAAAACGGGTCTGGAAAGCGAGGATTCGACCTCCACCAAAGTCGTAGCCGTATTAACGAGTCCCCTACGGAAAGATTACACGAACCTGAATTTTGGGTACCAGACGTTTCCAGACGGACTCGTGGTCGATTTTTTCGATGATGAGGGCCGCAAGAATATTATAAAGGCCGATTTTGGCATTATTTATTCCGCTACGAATGTAATAGATTTGCAAGGCAATGTGGTCATAGAAACCCATGATGGTAAAATTATGGAAACGGACCAAGTGTATTGGGACCAAGATCACGATTGGGTCTTTACCCAAGAAGCGTTTAAATATACGAATCCGGAAGACGGTTCGGTGATGTTCGGAACCGGGATGGATTTTAAACAAGAGCCTTATTTCTTCAGCGCCCATAAAACCAACGGCCTAATGAGTATCAAAGAAGAATCACAATGATCAGAATATTAAGATATACCGAATATCTGTACCTCGCTGTCTTTTTTTTCTCCCTATATCGTATTTACACCGATTGGAATCTCGACCGGCAGAATGCCTATTTGTTCGTGTTTTTTGCGCTAGTATCAATCGGGATGTTCTTTTTTCGAAGAAACTACCGAAAGAAGTTCGAACAGCGCAAACGCGATAACGAACGCTGATTAACACCCGCTGGTTTTGGAAGCGACCCTACTGATTATTGTTCTAGCCCTACTTTTTTCGGCCTTTTTTTCCGGCATGGAGATCGCCTTTATTTCTGCGAATAAAATCCATATAGAAATAGAAAAAAAGCAAGAGGGTTTTCTGGCCAAGGTGCTAGCCCGATTGACCAAAAAACCATCCAAGTTCATTGCCACCATGCTCATCGGCAATAATATCGCCCTAGTCATCTACGGATTGTTTATGGGTGATCTGCTGATGCAGTGGTTTCAGGGCATGTTACCGGCCTCGAACCGTTTAACGGCCCTTGTCCTGACCGATTTCAGTCTCCTGACCCAAACGATTATTTCGACCCTTATTATACTGCTCACTGCAGAATTTTTGCCCAAAGTGCTTTTTCAGATTTATTCGAACCGACTCTTGAAATTCTTGGCGATTCCCGCCTATTTGTTTTATCTGATTTTTTCGGGCATCTCCGATTTTGTGATATGGGTATCCGATTTTATCCTGAAATTCTTTTTTAAGACCGACGGCGACGAGGTGCAGCTATCCTTTAGTAAAATTGAGCTTGGCGATTACATCACAGAGCAGATGGAGACCGTGGAAGAGGAAGACGAGGTAGATTCCGAAATACAGATTTTTAAAAAGGCTTTGGAGTTTTCTGCAGTCAAGGCAAGAGAGGTGATGGTGCCCAGAACGGAAATCAGTGCGGTCGAAATCCATGAGACACCCAAAAACTTGGCGAAACTGTTCTCCGAGACCGGTTTGTCGAAAATTTTGGTGTATCAGAATACCATCGACAACGTTATCGGATACGTGCACTCGTACGAGCTCTTTAAGAAACCGAGCAGCATTAAAAGTATTCTTTTACCAGTGGAGTTGGTACCGGAAACCATGTTAATTCAAGAGATTCTCAACGTATTGACAAAAAAAAGTAAGAGTATCGCCGTGGTGTTGGATGAGTATGGTGGCACTTCCGGTCTGATGACAGTAGAGGATATTGTTGAGGAATTATTCGGGGAAATTGAGGACGAGCACGACACTACCGACCTTATTGAAGAGAAGGTAGATGAAAATACCTATCGGCTTTCTGCTAGGTTGGAGGTCGATTATCTGAACGAGACCTACAAATTCGAACTGCCGGAAAGCGATGAGTATGAGACCCTGAGCGGACTCATCGTAAACGAAGGGGGTGAGATTCCCGAGCGTGATTCCGAAATACGTATCGGTAACGTTCTGTTCACCATACTCGAAGTTTCCGGTACGAAAATTGATTTGGTATCCTTGCGAATTCTGGGGAAGGAGTAGAATGCCATCAACTTGCGGCTTACGCCAAGTTTAAACCGTAGTGCAGTTTCTGCCTTGACAGATGATTTTTAGGTTTGTGTCGAAATGCGTTAAGTACAAAGCCTTTACTAATTCAAAAGAAAAGCCTAATTTTGCAAACTGATTTAAAAAAAGTCAATCAATGGCCATTTTAGAGAGTATACGAAAACAGACGACCATCTTGATTCTTATTATCGGACTGGCGCTGTTCGCCTTTGTGATTTCCGGTGTCTTTACCAGCGGTGATCTCGGTGGGGGCAAAGTGGGGTCTAGCATCGCAGAAATAAACGGGGAAGAGATTTCCATCGATGGGTTCCGAGAGAAGGTTGATATTGCCTCGCGGAATTCCGGTCCGAATGCATCTACCATGCAAACGGTTAATCAGGTATGGGACCAAGAGGTGCGCAACACGATCATGGAACAGCAACTCGAACATTTAGGATTGAATATCGAGCAGGACCAGATTATGAACTATATCGGTACGATTCCCGGCTACTCACAAAATCCTCAATTTCAGAACGAGAACGGCGTTTTCGATCCGAACAAATTTCGTGCGTTTATCGCCGATATCAAGGTGAACCAACCCGCACAGTATCAATTTTGGTTGCAGAACGAAGCCTCGATCATTCAAAGTGCCAAGCAACAGGCTTACTTTAACCTCGTCAAGGCAGGCGTCGGAGCTACCCTAAAAGAGGGCGAGCTCGACTATCGTTTGGCCAACGACAAAATAAATATCAGGTACGTACGTGTTCCCTACACTTCGATTCCCGATAGCTCGATCAACGTTTCCAAAAGTGAGATCCGCAGCTATATCGAGACGCATAAAGATGATTTCAAACAAGATGCCGCGCGTGATATACAATTTGTCTATTTTGAAGAAAAGCCATCCCCGGAGGATGAAAATGCGGTAAAGACCGCCCTTGCCGAGGTAATGGACGACAGGGTCGAATACAATGAAGCCACCGATACCAACGATACCTTGGCCGGCTTTCGAAACACTAACGATATGGCCGCCTTCCTCGACCGGAATTCCGACATCAAGCTCGACACCATCTACAAGGAGAAAAACCAACTGCCGACCAAATTTGCCGATACCTTGATGGATCTAAAGGTAGGCGAGATATTCGGTCCCTATCGGGATGGAGATTACTACAAAATCTCCAAGATGATGGATAGAAAGTCCAATGGATCCGTCAAGGCCAGCCATATTTTGATTGGATATGAGGGCGCGGAAAGGGCAAATCCCGACGTGACAAGAACCAAGGAAGAAGCGGAAGCCGAAGCTAAACGACTATTGAGGGAAGCGCGTGATAAAGACACCCAGTTCGTGGAACTGGCAAGAGACAATTCCGACGGACCCTCCGCACCTAACGGAGGTGATTTGGGCTATTTTCAAGAAGGAAGAATGGTACCGGAGTTCAGTGATTTTGCCTTTCAAAACCCGGTGGGGACTATCGGAATGGTGGAGACCGATTTCGGCTTTCATATTATCAAGGTCGACGATAAGCGTGATATCGTGCAAATAGCCAATTTGGCACGGGAAATCGAACCCTCCGAGGGTACTATCAATAAGCTTTTTACCGATGCCACCCAGTTCGAGATGGAATCAATATCCTCAGATGAGGCCTTTTCCGATTTGGCCAAGGATAAAGAGTACACGGTGCGTCCCGTAAATAAAATCAACCCTACCGATGAAAACCTGCCCGGACTATCGTCACAGCGTAGTATCGTAAAATGGGCGTTTGAAGAGGATACGGACGTTGGAGACATCAAACGTTTCGATCTGACCAGAGGCTACGCCGTGGTACAGTTGACCAAGAAATATGAAGAGGGATTGATGTCCGTTGAGGATGCCTCGGCAACGGTCTTGCCTAAACTTAGAAAGGAAAGGAAGGCGGATCAGATCATTTCCGAGAACGAAGGGAAATCGATAGAAGAAATCGCAAAGGATAATAACCTTAGCACCTCCACGGCTTCGGCGTTGACCGTGAAATCACCCACAATCCCCGGGGCCGGATCTGAGCCGGCGGTGGTCGGGGCAGCCTTTGCTATGAAGAAAGACGATACTTCCGAGCTGATAGAAGGGAATACCGGCGTCTTCAAGTTTACCGTGACCGGTAAGGTTCCGGCTCCAACACTGGATAATTATAGCACCTACGCCAATTCGGTCAAAAATTCTAGAGAGGCGCAAGTAAGTACAGAAGTGTACAATGCCTTGAAGCAGGCTTCAGAAATCGAGGATAACCGCGCTGTATTTTATTAATGGGGTGTCGAATAGTTTTTTGAAAAAACGGAAATCGTTCACCGGTTAACTGGTTGTTGGCTCCGTTGCACTTAAAACCGTTAGGGGGTATGCTAGGCAGTAAGCATTCCTAGGAATCTGCGGGCAGACCGGCTCGAATTCGTTCTACACTGCAGCTCGGCGTTATTTCTTTTGGTAGTCGAACTCCAGTCCCGTTCCTCTGAATCTGGTCCGAAACGACTCCCTCATCACGATCGCTTGTTCGCCAATACCATTTCCGAATACGGCACTGCGGTATCATACCCCATTTGTTTAAAATACGAAGGGGTATCGGCACCTCCGGTCACCAGGATAAAATCCCCCCCCCATGCCCCCAGGCTTTTTATAGCACCGTTAAAATCAGGAAATAGCGATTGCTTGACCGTTGGTATCTGGAGGCTTCGCGAAAGAATTTTTTCATGTTCCCCGATTAGGGATTCAAAATCCGAAAGGCGGGTACATCGAACTGTTTTCTTGGTGATTTCCGATACGCGGTCTATCAGCTCGGTCTTATCAAATTGCCGCTTCCGGTAGGTAGCGATTCCTTCCCTGCTGTTCTGTTTTTTATTTAGATGGATGAAGTACAGCCGATCGTTAAATATGGGATGGAAATTTACGACCTCCACTTTGGGCTCTCCTTTATGAACCTTATACAGAATAGGATGGTCGTTCCGGGCGCAGGCAATGTCGTATCCACTTCCGGAAAAGGCGTTCCACAACAGGCGATAGGCATCGACTTCGGCCCATTGGGCCACATTGTTGATTAAAGTAGAGGACGAGCCCAATCCCCAATCCCGCGGAAAGGTCATTTGGGTCGCTACGGCATATCCCTTCAAACCGCGAAGAAATCGAGGATTTAGTTTCTTTGCCTCCCTTATAATTTTAGCCAATGTTTGATAGATTGTCTGTATCTCGGGCGATTTTTCATGGGCATTACCGCCTGTTTCCGAATCGGGGTCGGATTCGACTTGATGCATAGCACCGTCGGCCGAGAAGAAACTTGGGGCTTCGGGGGCGTGGTCGAAGTGCGATAGGTCAAAGCTGGCCTGGAACCAGATGTTTCCATTTTCATCCCGGCTTTTCCATTGTAGTTCGCGTTCCGGGATTTCTGTTACTGTCAGCGATTGTCCGTATTGGGTCGGGACTGCTAGGGCCAAAGCACCGTCAAGTACGGCGTATTCGCCCGTAAGCAGTAATTTTCCGTTGCTGTAGAAAGATGTTCTCAATCGTTGTCCAGAATAAGCTGAAGGCATCCTGAGTTGTAATTTTCGATAAAATCTAAGATTCGATTTTTCCTCTGCAGTAAAAATTCAGCCAAATCGTTGATCGTCATATTACCCGTCCTATGCCAAATGACTTTCGGGGGAAACCCATAAATCGTACTCCAGATCAAAAAAATCACTATCGAATGTGACAATAGTATATCCTTTTGATTTTGCAAAATCCCATATTTTTTTGTCAGAAAAGTCAGTAAGTCCTAGTTCTTTGGTCTGTGAGGCCTGGGAATACAGGGGAGTTCATTCTTTTCCATCCCATTGGTCAGCCAATTCATGACGTCGTATACCGATATCCGGGTACCCTTCAGGATGCGCCTTCCAAATCTCTTCGAAGGATCTATTTCGATATATCTCTCTATATTTTGCATACCATAATCATCCGATTAGAGTAAAGATACAAAAATGACCCGATCAAATCACGGCATGTCTGGCTGGTCCTATCCTTTTCTAAGTTTCTCAAAGGCCCCGACCACCGCACTGTGAGTGGCGACATTTTTCTTGAAATGTTCGATTAGGGTGTTTTTCTCTGCTCGAGTGGCTCCCAGTTGATTGAGAATGTTCAATAAATGCATTTTCATATGGCCTTCTTGAATGCCCGTGGTTACCAGGGAGCGTACTGCCGCGAAATTCTGTGCGAGGCCCGCTACGGCTATGATCTGCATCAATTTTTCGGCGGAGGGGTTTCCCAGGATGTCAAGCGAAAGTTTCGCGAGCGGGTGCAAGCTGGTCAATCCGCCGATCGTGCCGATGGCCAGGGGCAACTCGATCCAGAACTTGAAGTTACCGTCCTCGATTTTCGCATGGGTAAGGCTGGTATATTTCCCATCTTTGGCGGCGTAGGCATGTACGCCGGCTTCTACCGCCCTAAAATCGTTGCCCGTGGCGAGCACGACGGCATCGACACCGTTCATAATGCCTTTATTATGGGTAACGGCGCGGTGGGGCGAAGCATTGGCAATTTTCACGGCCTGGACCATCTTATGGGCGAAGACCTCGGAAGAAATGGCGTCACCCCCGTTCAGTTGCTCGATGGGGCAATTGACTTCGGCCCGCACCAAGCAGTTGGGCACGTAATTTGAAAGGATGGACATGACCACCTCTAAGTTTTTTTCTTCGGAAGAAAAATCCGAAAATTTCTTGGCACCTTCTGTAAGGGTGGTTGCAAACTGTTCTAAACAGGAGTTGATGAAGTTGGCGCCCATGGCATCTACGGTCTCAAAAGTGCAATGCAGCTGATAGTAGTTGGCCAGGGCGTCGGTCTTTTTCCGTAGTTCGATACCGGTAATACCTCCGCCACGTCGCTGCATGTTTTTAGTAAGGGGCTCAGCATCCGAGTGTAGTTTTGGCTTTATTTCCTTAAAGAAAGATTCTAATTTCTTGGGATTGCCCCGATAGATAAAGTGTACCTGTCCGATTTTTTCTGTACTCGATACCGAGGACTTGAATCCGCCGCGGTTCAACCAAAATTTGGCGGCTTTGCTGGCGGCCGCCACTACGGAACTTTCCTCGATGGCCATGGGAATGGCGTACAAACGTCCGTTGATAAGAAAATTAGGGGCAATCCCGTAAGGCAGGTAATAATTGGTGAGCGTGTTTTCGATAAACTCGTCGTGCAGGCGTTGTACGGAGCGGTCGGGGTTCCAGTACCGCTTCAGGACCTTCTTGACGGCTTCTGGGTCGTCGGTGTAATTGGTGGTGATCCAATCCAGTTTTTCCTCCTTGGTCAGTTTCGAGAATCCCTCGATGGGTTTGGTCATATAGTAACATTTCAAGGGATAAAGATAATGATTATGGCCTTTCAATGGGTGCGACCATCTAAAGGCGAGGCTCTATTCCGGAAATCCCCGACGCACAGGTGTGCATTGCGTAGCGGGTGTAGGGCGGGAACAATGTGAAATTTTTCGGGATGTAAGCTATCATATTGTCAAATTTATCACTAAACTTGAATCTATTTTTACCATCCTATGAAAAAATCAACACTGCTCTTGTTTCTGTTCATCGG
Encoded here:
- the lptC gene encoding LPS export ABC transporter periplasmic protein LptC, with the translated sequence MTVVMAILFLSCDDTYKRSGEEKVPMIYPVGIAEDFTFTYTEAKTGLESEDSTSTKVVAVLTSPLRKDYTNLNFGYQTFPDGLVVDFFDDEGRKNIIKADFGIIYSATNVIDLQGNVVIETHDGKIMETDQVYWDQDHDWVFTQEAFKYTNPEDGSVMFGTGMDFKQEPYFFSAHKTNGLMSIKEESQ
- a CDS encoding hemolysin family protein; protein product: MEATLLIIVLALLFSAFFSGMEIAFISANKIHIEIEKKQEGFLAKVLARLTKKPSKFIATMLIGNNIALVIYGLFMGDLLMQWFQGMLPASNRLTALVLTDFSLLTQTIISTLIILLTAEFLPKVLFQIYSNRLLKFLAIPAYLFYLIFSGISDFVIWVSDFILKFFFKTDGDEVQLSFSKIELGDYITEQMETVEEEDEVDSEIQIFKKALEFSAVKAREVMVPRTEISAVEIHETPKNLAKLFSETGLSKILVYQNTIDNVIGYVHSYELFKKPSSIKSILLPVELVPETMLIQEILNVLTKKSKSIAVVLDEYGGTSGLMTVEDIVEELFGEIEDEHDTTDLIEEKVDENTYRLSARLEVDYLNETYKFELPESDEYETLSGLIVNEGGEIPERDSEIRIGNVLFTILEVSGTKIDLVSLRILGKE
- a CDS encoding SurA N-terminal domain-containing protein, translated to MAILESIRKQTTILILIIGLALFAFVISGVFTSGDLGGGKVGSSIAEINGEEISIDGFREKVDIASRNSGPNASTMQTVNQVWDQEVRNTIMEQQLEHLGLNIEQDQIMNYIGTIPGYSQNPQFQNENGVFDPNKFRAFIADIKVNQPAQYQFWLQNEASIIQSAKQQAYFNLVKAGVGATLKEGELDYRLANDKINIRYVRVPYTSIPDSSINVSKSEIRSYIETHKDDFKQDAARDIQFVYFEEKPSPEDENAVKTALAEVMDDRVEYNEATDTNDTLAGFRNTNDMAAFLDRNSDIKLDTIYKEKNQLPTKFADTLMDLKVGEIFGPYRDGDYYKISKMMDRKSNGSVKASHILIGYEGAERANPDVTRTKEEAEAEAKRLLREARDKDTQFVELARDNSDGPSAPNGGDLGYFQEGRMVPEFSDFAFQNPVGTIGMVETDFGFHIIKVDDKRDIVQIANLAREIEPSEGTINKLFTDATQFEMESISSDEAFSDLAKDKEYTVRPVNKINPTDENLPGLSSQRSIVKWAFEEDTDVGDIKRFDLTRGYAVVQLTKKYEEGLMSVEDASATVLPKLRKERKADQIISENEGKSIEEIAKDNNLSTSTASALTVKSPTIPGAGSEPAVVGAAFAMKKDDTSELIEGNTGVFKFTVTGKVPAPTLDNYSTYANSVKNSREAQVSTEVYNALKQASEIEDNRAVFY
- a CDS encoding GYDIA family GHMP kinase codes for the protein MPSAYSGQRLRTSFYSNGKLLLTGEYAVLDGALALAVPTQYGQSLTVTEIPERELQWKSRDENGNIWFQASFDLSHFDHAPEAPSFFSADGAMHQVESDPDSETGGNAHEKSPEIQTIYQTLAKIIREAKKLNPRFLRGLKGYAVATQMTFPRDWGLGSSSTLINNVAQWAEVDAYRLLWNAFSGSGYDIACARNDHPILYKVHKGEPKVEVVNFHPIFNDRLYFIHLNKKQNSREGIATYRKRQFDKTELIDRVSEITKKTVRCTRLSDFESLIGEHEKILSRSLQIPTVKQSLFPDFNGAIKSLGAWGGDFILVTGGADTPSYFKQMGYDTAVPYSEMVLANKRS
- a CDS encoding DUF5615 family PIN-like protein, whose amino-acid sequence is MYSQASQTKELGLTDFSDKKIWDFAKSKGYTIVTFDSDFFDLEYDLWVSPESHLA
- a CDS encoding DUF433 domain-containing protein, whose amino-acid sequence is MQNIERYIEIDPSKRFGRRILKGTRISVYDVMNWLTNGMEKNELPCIPRPHRPKN
- a CDS encoding hydroxymethylglutaryl-CoA reductase, degradative, whose translation is MKGHNHYLYPLKCYYMTKPIEGFSKLTKEEKLDWITTNYTDDPEAVKKVLKRYWNPDRSVQRLHDEFIENTLTNYYLPYGIAPNFLINGRLYAIPMAIEESSVVAAASKAAKFWLNRGGFKSSVSSTEKIGQVHFIYRGNPKKLESFFKEIKPKLHSDAEPLTKNMQRRGGGITGIELRKKTDALANYYQLHCTFETVDAMGANFINSCLEQFATTLTEGAKKFSDFSSEEKNLEVVMSILSNYVPNCLVRAEVNCPIEQLNGGDAISSEVFAHKMVQAVKIANASPHRAVTHNKGIMNGVDAVVLATGNDFRAVEAGVHAYAAKDGKYTSLTHAKIEDGNFKFWIELPLAIGTIGGLTSLHPLAKLSLDILGNPSAEKLMQIIAVAGLAQNFAAVRSLVTTGIQEGHMKMHLLNILNQLGATRAEKNTLIEHFKKNVATHSAVVGAFEKLRKG